One segment of Leptospirillum ferrooxidans C2-3 DNA contains the following:
- a CDS encoding EAL and HDOD domain-containing protein, translated as MSSESLSEVVFLGRQAIFDRNDRLFAYELLFRTAGKNEADIANDSHATAQVIINTMTGVGMERVLGNIPGLINIGEEFLMNDLVFLLSTDHFVLEILETVPVTEKVIARCQELKQRGYRLALDDYAGDLTTWEPLLPLMDFVKVDFQKVGGDDLVTLANTLLERKIPLVAEKVESPEQQALAMSLGFSYFQGFFFSRPIVLESRKRDPLYPALMRILSLILSDGEIGEIHDAVKPHIDLSISLIKIANVVGRSPVTKVTGLRQAIISLGRGQMKRWIELLLFSRASSENRYAMNVFGLAVTRARFMEILSDEWIRKERGDSDQAFMTGMLSFSESLLGCPAEEILQDLPAMAEVKEALKDGTGFLGMLLALSRSIEHSDGPEMEKILSKVPFPEEVIAIALSESMFWADDIVRTFSLTNP; from the coding sequence GTGAGCTCGGAAAGTCTATCAGAAGTGGTCTTTCTGGGGCGTCAGGCCATTTTTGACCGGAATGATCGTCTTTTTGCATACGAATTGCTATTCCGGACGGCTGGAAAAAATGAAGCGGATATCGCCAACGATTCGCATGCCACAGCCCAGGTGATCATCAACACCATGACGGGGGTGGGGATGGAGCGGGTTCTGGGAAATATTCCGGGACTGATCAACATCGGGGAGGAATTCCTGATGAATGACCTCGTTTTTCTCCTGTCAACCGATCACTTCGTTCTGGAAATTCTCGAGACGGTACCGGTCACCGAAAAGGTGATCGCCCGATGTCAGGAGCTCAAGCAGAGGGGCTACCGTCTTGCCCTCGACGACTATGCGGGAGATTTGACAACATGGGAACCACTTCTCCCTCTCATGGATTTCGTCAAGGTCGACTTCCAGAAAGTCGGAGGAGACGATCTTGTCACTCTTGCAAATACCCTCCTTGAAAGAAAGATCCCCCTGGTCGCAGAGAAGGTGGAATCGCCAGAACAGCAAGCTCTGGCGATGAGTTTGGGGTTTTCCTATTTTCAGGGATTTTTCTTCTCCCGACCGATCGTCCTTGAATCCCGGAAAAGGGATCCTCTCTATCCGGCCCTGATGAGAATCCTGTCGCTGATTCTTTCCGACGGGGAGATCGGGGAAATTCATGACGCGGTCAAACCCCATATCGATCTGTCGATCTCCCTGATCAAGATTGCAAATGTCGTCGGAAGAAGTCCTGTTACAAAGGTCACCGGGCTTCGGCAGGCCATTATTTCCCTTGGTCGGGGCCAGATGAAACGATGGATCGAGTTGCTTCTCTTTTCACGGGCTTCCTCTGAGAACCGCTATGCCATGAACGTCTTTGGACTTGCGGTGACCCGGGCCAGATTCATGGAGATTCTCTCCGATGAGTGGATCCGGAAAGAAAGAGGGGATTCCGACCAGGCATTCATGACCGGAATGCTTTCTTTCTCTGAGAGTCTTTTGGGGTGTCCGGCGGAAGAGATCCTGCAGGATCTTCCGGCCATGGCGGAAGTGAAGGAAGCGCTGAAGGATGGGACCGGCTTTCTGGGAATGCTTCTTGCCCTTTCCCGATCGATTGAACATTCGGACGGGCCGGAAATGGAAAAGATCCTGTCGAAGGTTCCCTTCCCTGAGGAGGTCATTGCCATCGCTCTGAGCGAGTCAATGTTCTGGGCAGATGATATTGTCCGGACTTTCTCTCTGACCAACCCTTAA
- a CDS encoding methyl-accepting chemotaxis protein, with protein MTIKKKLYVMFGVIILVLLFSSVVTFRSFQNTQKIMAESISLQETTNIASRLTFHVEALQGALEVALYANDPDLRKKLLKKTMDLDQKDKKLIEKLSSSMIGQAGQVYAQHLKAARKSFYFAEIQIRALLFANQAIAAQSIYKGSFHQYFNAYRSSALVIQNYNEHLVTNLATKANMKISRSIKISLILSIVLIGTTLFLGLGIIRSVSAGVLTVKREMDEMAKGNLVNANSGSQYHQRDEFGQIIREMHQSIHQMAELIRSVHREVDGINGLSGNLEESSSTLTNRLEVLKDEFSIFTHTADQMIEDASTLSRIFGETADSTKRAQETSEECVLSIKGAFGSVFQVTTCITEGQKTMESLVKRSEEIGNIVTEIRMIADQTNLLALNAAIEAARAGEQGRGFAVVADEVRKLAETTSHSINTIESIVQTVQTDIATLSTSLEQSVMMVRESERDYQTAQGSIGSISEEISSISKHVLVDLKSSVESQIKAIKEAQSLLVRSIQGFDAMEKVSGKMGEHVQNVRGNTESLKKSVVRFIV; from the coding sequence ATGACTATCAAGAAAAAACTTTATGTGATGTTTGGCGTCATTATTCTCGTTCTTCTCTTCTCGTCTGTTGTCACCTTCCGTTCTTTCCAGAACACCCAAAAGATCATGGCCGAATCGATCTCGCTTCAAGAAACAACCAATATTGCTTCCCGTCTGACATTCCATGTGGAGGCTCTTCAAGGGGCCTTGGAAGTCGCCCTCTATGCCAATGATCCGGACTTACGGAAAAAACTTCTGAAAAAAACAATGGATCTCGATCAAAAAGACAAAAAGCTGATTGAAAAGCTTTCAAGTTCGATGATTGGGCAGGCGGGACAGGTTTATGCGCAACATCTGAAAGCTGCCCGGAAATCTTTCTATTTTGCGGAGATCCAGATCCGGGCGCTTCTGTTTGCCAATCAGGCCATAGCGGCCCAGTCGATCTACAAAGGCTCTTTCCACCAATACTTCAATGCCTACAGATCTTCTGCCCTGGTGATCCAGAATTATAATGAACATCTGGTCACCAATCTGGCCACAAAAGCGAACATGAAAATTTCTCGATCCATCAAGATCTCCCTTATCCTCTCGATTGTCTTGATTGGAACGACCCTCTTTCTGGGATTGGGAATTATCCGTTCCGTTTCGGCAGGTGTCTTGACTGTCAAGAGAGAAATGGATGAAATGGCCAAGGGCAACCTTGTAAATGCCAATAGCGGATCTCAATATCATCAGAGGGACGAGTTTGGACAGATCATCCGGGAAATGCATCAGTCGATCCATCAGATGGCCGAACTGATCCGTTCTGTCCATCGTGAGGTTGATGGAATCAACGGTCTCTCCGGCAACCTTGAAGAGAGCTCTTCAACGCTGACAAACAGACTTGAAGTGCTGAAAGACGAGTTTTCCATCTTCACCCATACGGCGGATCAGATGATTGAGGATGCATCGACACTGTCCCGAATATTCGGAGAAACGGCAGACAGTACTAAGCGCGCCCAGGAAACCTCCGAAGAATGCGTCTTATCAATAAAGGGAGCCTTCGGTTCGGTCTTTCAGGTGACGACCTGCATAACTGAAGGACAGAAAACCATGGAGAGCCTGGTCAAACGCTCGGAAGAGATCGGGAACATCGTGACGGAGATCCGGATGATTGCCGACCAGACGAATCTTTTGGCACTCAATGCCGCCATTGAAGCGGCCAGAGCCGGAGAACAGGGTCGCGGATTTGCCGTTGTCGCCGATGAAGTGAGAAAGCTCGCCGAAACCACCAGCCACTCGATCAATACCATCGAGTCCATCGTCCAGACTGTCCAGACGGATATCGCCACTCTTTCCACATCGCTTGAGCAGTCGGTTATGATGGTTCGTGAAAGCGAAAGGGACTACCAGACTGCCCAGGGAAGTATCGGATCGATCAGCGAAGAAATCTCCTCCATTTCAAAGCATGTTCTGGTCGATCTGAAATCCAGCGTAGAAAGCCAGATCAAGGCCATAAAAGAGGCACAAAGTCTTCTTGTCCGCTCCATACAGGGATTTGATGCTATGGAAAAGGTGTCGGGAAAAATGGGCGAACATGTTCAAAATGTCCGGGGAAATACGGAAAGTCTCAAAAAATCGGTTGTCCGATTTATTGTATAA
- a CDS encoding diguanylate cyclase domain-containing protein: MFPDDLSPERKPHNQLVDFLLGVLPDPAFVLETQGKGAPTISGANPAFLHLMGLREKDRILGQSFLEYLDPSDKTSLIFPDKTVSVDSTEPLIQEHVLLKTGQGRFLSELRMKWLFEGGQSLLLVMVRDITEVKQHEAFEDIAREIEDSLENGVHLESLTSCVIRNISETFPFPEVSFSHEKSGMRPVRSVGSGTPFEHLYRRVFILREKEFAKEGESITMEIRFRNPGDLTPSLLSCLDLFSGKMEKALERSSQLQPGAEKDALFELAPDGICLIDFDSLKIIGTNPVFCRLMGFPDQSFLVGSSILDWWELSEVAARETLGKVIDAKGSSFSFEQHHVRMDGSHILTSISGSCIPYGESMALMLHVRDITAEHEAEILNRLSVELDQKILRGAPIMDLLEFIVRRISLEFSFQIIFFTIPSPQGKIAFVGIDPAFPKYSPLLDKVLSMNRWDMSPGSDSSFGRAIRTGLPQFATGEDLDHSPIGEICNAFGIASVFSVPVTRDAGQLPWGALTIADQNFNDLSERLRSRLIELSERIRIAFIRHEEMDLVRVLKLAMESSRNIEFIALKDGTIEWANASFFKTVGSDAPLSGMELSAIFPEPASKGQKITLTEVISLSASFTGEFMGINKTGHPFLVETMVVPLKDRFGVVDRLLVQQKDITQEREIELIDRLMSQLDEMILLGKPFSMLASLVATKARELFYAEAVAIGVVGLDGNVHARAQSASSPLLEEELREWGNHQNPDGTEWKMTSESLLQPFSPLSRWMNENQIQEFRCFPLTENNRNNGYIAFFFKKIGALEPSSLDRIEKLARRFSLVCERYQQEEQRRLHETAMSTVANGILITGSDCRIQWINDAFLQMSGYRRDELIGQIPFILRHFSGERSPTDEFWKTILSGETFEGFLEDQKKDGSGYTVEATVTPIRMNDEIKNFVVIQKDQTQRIQQEREIWRLAHTDQLTGLLNRQAFMERIKLEISHFARSGDQLALLFLDLDGFKKINDTWGHGAGDFFLKTIGERILSGIRSSDVVARLGGDEFVVLLKIVPDQASLAPFLDTFVGALSVPVHYEDNNLRATVSIGVSRFPKDAGSAEDMIQKADMAMYCSKGNGKNTWCFYQENLEKERESKSPDQ, encoded by the coding sequence ATGTTCCCGGACGATCTCTCTCCCGAGAGAAAACCTCACAATCAGCTTGTAGATTTTCTTCTTGGCGTATTGCCTGATCCCGCTTTTGTTCTGGAGACTCAAGGTAAAGGGGCTCCAACCATTTCCGGAGCCAATCCTGCCTTTTTGCATCTCATGGGACTAAGGGAAAAAGACAGGATTCTGGGACAATCCTTTCTGGAATATCTTGATCCATCCGATAAGACCTCTTTGATTTTCCCGGACAAGACCGTTTCTGTTGACAGCACGGAGCCACTCATACAAGAGCATGTTCTCCTGAAAACGGGGCAGGGCCGATTCCTTTCAGAACTCCGGATGAAGTGGTTGTTTGAGGGTGGGCAATCCCTTTTGCTTGTCATGGTCAGGGATATTACGGAGGTCAAGCAGCACGAAGCGTTTGAAGATATCGCCAGGGAGATCGAAGACTCTCTTGAAAATGGGGTCCATCTTGAGTCTCTGACTTCATGCGTTATCCGGAACATTTCGGAAACCTTTCCTTTTCCGGAGGTTTCTTTCTCCCATGAGAAAAGCGGGATGCGCCCTGTTAGGTCCGTGGGTTCAGGGACGCCTTTTGAACATCTTTACCGAAGGGTTTTTATCCTTCGGGAAAAGGAGTTTGCGAAAGAGGGAGAGTCTATCACGATGGAGATTCGTTTCAGGAATCCCGGGGATTTGACTCCATCGTTGCTCTCTTGTCTGGATCTGTTTTCCGGGAAAATGGAAAAGGCTTTGGAGCGTTCTTCACAATTGCAGCCCGGAGCCGAGAAGGATGCCCTTTTTGAACTGGCTCCCGACGGGATTTGCCTGATCGATTTCGACAGTCTCAAAATTATCGGAACAAATCCTGTCTTTTGCCGGTTGATGGGCTTTCCGGACCAGTCTTTTCTTGTTGGCAGCTCTATTCTGGATTGGTGGGAGCTTTCGGAAGTCGCTGCGCGAGAGACCCTTGGCAAGGTCATTGATGCCAAGGGTTCTTCCTTTTCGTTTGAGCAGCATCATGTGAGGATGGACGGCTCCCACATCCTGACAAGCATCAGCGGGAGTTGCATCCCCTATGGAGAATCCATGGCATTGATGCTTCATGTCCGGGATATCACCGCCGAACATGAAGCAGAGATATTGAATCGCCTGTCGGTCGAGCTTGACCAGAAGATCCTTCGTGGAGCTCCGATCATGGATCTTCTGGAATTTATCGTTCGCCGCATTTCCCTTGAATTTTCGTTCCAGATTATCTTTTTCACGATTCCCTCCCCCCAGGGCAAAATTGCTTTTGTCGGAATCGATCCGGCTTTTCCAAAATACTCACCTCTCCTGGACAAGGTCCTTTCCATGAACCGGTGGGACATGTCTCCCGGAAGCGATTCATCTTTCGGACGGGCGATCCGGACTGGATTGCCCCAGTTTGCAACAGGCGAAGATCTTGACCACTCCCCGATTGGGGAAATCTGCAATGCGTTCGGAATCGCATCGGTTTTTTCGGTTCCCGTCACGCGGGATGCCGGGCAGCTTCCATGGGGAGCGCTCACGATCGCCGACCAGAACTTCAATGATCTTTCCGAACGGTTGAGATCTCGACTGATTGAACTGTCGGAAAGAATACGAATTGCCTTTATCCGTCATGAAGAGATGGATCTTGTCAGGGTGTTGAAGCTCGCCATGGAGTCTTCCCGGAATATTGAGTTCATCGCCCTGAAAGATGGAACCATTGAATGGGCGAATGCGTCCTTTTTCAAAACGGTCGGTAGTGATGCTCCATTGTCCGGAATGGAGCTGTCGGCCATTTTCCCGGAACCGGCTTCCAAAGGGCAGAAGATCACACTGACAGAGGTGATCTCCCTCTCTGCAAGCTTTACGGGAGAGTTTATGGGGATCAACAAAACGGGACACCCCTTTCTGGTCGAGACAATGGTCGTCCCGTTAAAGGACCGTTTCGGGGTTGTGGACCGGTTGTTGGTCCAGCAGAAAGATATCACCCAGGAGAGGGAGATTGAGCTCATAGACCGGCTCATGAGCCAACTCGACGAGATGATCCTCCTCGGAAAGCCGTTTTCCATGCTGGCTTCCCTTGTTGCGACCAAAGCCCGGGAACTTTTTTATGCGGAAGCTGTGGCGATCGGGGTCGTCGGATTGGATGGAAACGTACATGCGAGAGCGCAGTCCGCTTCTTCCCCATTGCTTGAAGAAGAGCTCCGGGAGTGGGGCAATCATCAGAATCCCGATGGTACCGAGTGGAAGATGACTTCTGAATCCCTGCTCCAGCCGTTTTCTCCCCTTTCCCGATGGATGAACGAAAACCAGATCCAGGAGTTCAGATGTTTTCCCCTGACAGAAAACAACAGGAATAATGGATATATTGCGTTTTTTTTCAAAAAGATCGGTGCTCTTGAGCCATCTTCCCTGGATCGCATCGAGAAGCTGGCCAGGCGTTTCTCTCTTGTGTGCGAGCGTTATCAGCAGGAAGAGCAACGGCGACTTCATGAAACAGCCATGTCAACGGTTGCCAACGGTATTTTGATCACCGGTTCCGACTGCCGCATCCAGTGGATCAATGATGCTTTTTTGCAGATGTCGGGATATCGTCGCGACGAGCTTATTGGCCAAATACCCTTTATCCTTCGCCATTTTTCAGGAGAAAGATCCCCAACGGACGAGTTCTGGAAGACCATCCTCTCCGGAGAGACCTTTGAAGGGTTTCTCGAGGATCAAAAGAAGGATGGCAGCGGTTATACGGTAGAGGCGACTGTGACCCCTATCCGTATGAATGATGAAATCAAAAACTTTGTTGTGATCCAGAAGGATCAGACACAAAGGATCCAGCAGGAGCGTGAGATCTGGAGGCTTGCCCACACCGACCAGCTCACGGGACTGCTGAATCGTCAGGCTTTCATGGAACGGATAAAGCTTGAAATCAGCCACTTTGCAAGGTCTGGTGATCAGTTGGCCCTTCTGTTTCTGGACCTCGACGGATTTAAGAAGATTAATGACACATGGGGCCACGGTGCAGGGGATTTTTTCTTGAAGACCATTGGAGAGAGAATCCTTTCCGGGATCCGTTCTTCAGATGTTGTGGCGCGCCTAGGAGGAGACGAGTTTGTGGTTCTTCTGAAAATTGTCCCGGATCAAGCCAGTCTGGCCCCCTTTCTCGATACTTTCGTGGGAGCCCTTTCTGTTCCTGTTCACTATGAAGACAACAACCTGAGGGCGACCGTTTCCATCGGTGTATCCCGATTTCCCAAAGATGCCGGGTCCGCCGAAGACATGATCCAGAAAGCGGATATGGCCATGTATTGCTCAAAAGGCAATGGAAAGAACACCTGGTGTTTTTATCAGGAAAACCTTGAGAAGGAGAGAGAATCGAAATCTCCGGACCAGTGA
- a CDS encoding PAS domain-containing protein, with amino-acid sequence MAKQAEGPLDPASDFRAEILKRGDLLLNLPFEGLYVLDADGYLVDMSDTFCRNLGYSREEMKGMHVSGWDIRWSLPNNQQHEHLLAPSEAISEPFESMHRTKSGHLIPVEVRTVPIRMEKEVFLYCSSRDRTAEIKSRHLSEVNDLMLRVNQEISTVEDEKILLSRICELAVDFGHLGLAWVGCPDESGRFLFLAASGATSYLDGILISSSSEIPEGQGPAGTVFREDRAIFSESFDSYKGLSPWRQRALHFNFHATASLPIHRGGKVWGVLVVYHRETDFFNQEMRSLLEELARDISRGLDRLDIRSRERELSAIQEALLDNTVVGITMVEGRKLLSVNTRLLNLLGYEYPEELMEQSTRILYPDEEEYSRIGHVYRLIEEKGTINITDVRLQKKDGSILMCDVSASLVSLLPEKKSVWTIEDVTEKHRHSRKVQLLLGLNKMLAQVNMAVATAQEESFLMQKICDLVIQYGDMELAWIGRPDDSGYVRFIASAGETRSLDHVVIPLGTGPPEEMEAVSCAFYNGRPIFTDSKSPSGAPWSQEAQSLGAVSIAALPIHRGGKIWGLLVMYYRGEGLFSGEDLKGVFEELALDISRGLDRLDELRQQWVLSNALASIEDGVAISDSSHRVTWVNKAFTAVTGFGETEILGQNLKILQCSGTNSQTVDEIREALSRGEVFHGQILNAKKDGSTFWNLLTINPMKSHSGEITGFVGVQRDVSDMVALREQLEFQSLHDPLTGLPNRRALDHHLAMAMARSRRNGTVVALGLMDLDDFKLVNDRFGHEAGDRLLRELVSRFSLRLRENDFLARLGGDEFVIVIEDLSEELLPGQIEPFLHRLHEVVESPFILSGGEQAFVGMSLGMAYYPLDAVEGDALVRQADMAMYKLKKDKGNRTVWWQRTDQSSHLAGHPVSEEASDPYGKAVKGLLKRYRTEIGDAIEKVIESFYERMVPESEAAVIFSSLSPDEMKSLRKLQVEHLKFALDPETTREALQDCAKEIGRIHFLTGVGNEILLRAKSFCVKVLKDNLDQSIPVLKDLTHILVAAEWRLHEDIEMQISSGVATMEQYRSILASPLPPKGTLWTDARALEIRMLGQLPGLQAVLFARPDSRGVFMIEEYGGTMGEIGSSVLRTPELESVIDPSSPRGQGLLSRAWRSLHFQTSPSFHLDPIFAPWHEVIKKLGIHSVMVLLVRDHLKNPVALIGFYGAYPNQFESSTMKQFALGVEQRWEKIWTQANS; translated from the coding sequence ATGGCAAAGCAGGCTGAAGGACCTTTGGATCCAGCATCGGATTTTCGTGCAGAAATCCTGAAAAGGGGAGACTTGCTCCTGAATCTCCCTTTTGAAGGTCTTTATGTGCTGGATGCCGATGGGTATCTGGTGGATATGAGTGATACTTTCTGCCGGAATCTTGGTTATTCCCGGGAAGAAATGAAGGGAATGCATGTTTCCGGGTGGGATATCCGCTGGTCTCTCCCCAACAACCAACAGCATGAACATCTGCTCGCCCCTTCTGAAGCGATTTCCGAACCGTTTGAATCCATGCATCGCACAAAATCAGGTCATCTGATCCCTGTCGAGGTCAGGACAGTTCCCATCCGGATGGAGAAGGAGGTATTCCTGTACTGTTCGTCCCGGGACAGAACCGCCGAGATCAAGTCCCGTCATCTCTCGGAGGTCAATGATCTGATGCTGAGGGTGAATCAGGAGATTTCAACGGTCGAGGATGAAAAAATCCTTTTGTCCCGGATTTGCGAACTGGCAGTCGACTTTGGCCATCTTGGGCTGGCCTGGGTCGGGTGTCCCGATGAGTCGGGCCGATTTCTTTTTCTGGCGGCATCGGGAGCAACCTCCTATCTTGACGGCATACTGATTTCCTCCTCTTCGGAGATTCCGGAGGGACAAGGTCCTGCCGGGACCGTTTTCCGGGAAGACCGGGCCATCTTCAGCGAATCTTTTGATTCCTATAAAGGGCTCTCTCCATGGAGACAGCGGGCACTTCACTTCAATTTTCACGCGACGGCTTCCCTTCCGATACACCGGGGAGGAAAAGTTTGGGGGGTTCTGGTTGTCTATCATCGGGAGACCGATTTTTTCAATCAAGAGATGAGATCTCTCCTCGAAGAGCTTGCCCGGGATATCTCCCGTGGGCTGGACCGTCTGGATATCCGGAGCAGGGAACGGGAGCTGTCAGCCATCCAGGAAGCCCTTCTCGACAACACAGTCGTGGGTATCACCATGGTTGAGGGACGAAAATTGCTCTCTGTCAACACGAGGCTCCTTAATCTTCTGGGGTATGAGTATCCGGAGGAGTTGATGGAACAATCGACCAGGATCCTTTATCCGGATGAGGAAGAATATTCCCGGATCGGACATGTTTACAGGCTGATCGAAGAAAAGGGGACGATCAACATTACCGATGTCCGGTTACAAAAAAAAGATGGATCGATTCTCATGTGCGATGTTTCGGCAAGTCTTGTGTCCTTGCTTCCTGAGAAAAAATCGGTCTGGACGATTGAGGATGTCACCGAGAAACATCGTCATTCCCGAAAGGTCCAGTTACTTCTTGGTCTGAACAAGATGTTGGCCCAGGTCAACATGGCCGTGGCCACTGCCCAGGAGGAAAGCTTCCTGATGCAGAAGATCTGTGATCTGGTCATTCAATATGGAGATATGGAGCTTGCATGGATAGGTCGGCCTGATGATTCGGGATACGTTCGATTCATCGCTTCTGCCGGAGAGACCCGTTCCCTCGATCATGTTGTGATTCCTCTCGGGACAGGACCTCCGGAAGAGATGGAGGCTGTTTCCTGTGCCTTTTATAACGGTCGACCGATCTTTACGGATTCAAAAAGTCCATCCGGAGCTCCATGGAGTCAAGAAGCCCAAAGCCTGGGAGCGGTTTCCATCGCGGCTCTTCCGATTCACCGCGGGGGAAAAATCTGGGGGCTCCTGGTCATGTATTATCGGGGAGAAGGACTCTTTTCAGGGGAAGACCTTAAAGGTGTGTTTGAGGAGCTGGCCCTCGATATTTCCCGTGGGCTGGACCGCCTTGACGAACTCAGGCAGCAATGGGTTCTCTCCAATGCACTGGCTTCAATTGAAGATGGTGTCGCAATTTCCGATTCCTCGCACCGGGTCACATGGGTGAATAAAGCGTTTACCGCTGTGACAGGATTCGGGGAAACTGAAATTCTTGGGCAGAATCTCAAAATTCTCCAGTGCTCCGGGACAAATTCCCAAACGGTCGATGAAATCCGGGAAGCCCTGTCCAGAGGAGAGGTCTTCCATGGACAGATCCTGAATGCCAAAAAAGATGGTTCAACCTTCTGGAATCTTCTGACGATCAATCCAATGAAAAGCCACTCCGGGGAGATTACCGGATTCGTCGGTGTTCAGAGGGATGTTTCGGATATGGTTGCGCTGAGGGAACAGCTTGAATTCCAGTCCCTTCATGATCCCCTGACGGGACTTCCGAACAGGCGGGCCCTTGATCACCATCTGGCGATGGCGATGGCAAGATCAAGACGAAATGGAACGGTTGTCGCCCTGGGACTGATGGATCTTGACGACTTCAAGCTGGTCAATGACCGGTTTGGCCATGAAGCGGGTGACAGACTTCTGAGGGAACTGGTTTCAAGATTCAGTTTAAGACTCCGGGAAAACGATTTTCTTGCAAGGCTCGGTGGTGATGAATTCGTCATTGTCATTGAAGACCTGTCGGAAGAACTGCTTCCCGGGCAGATTGAACCTTTTCTTCATCGACTCCATGAGGTCGTGGAATCGCCCTTCATTTTGTCCGGCGGGGAACAGGCATTTGTCGGAATGAGTCTGGGCATGGCCTATTATCCCCTGGACGCTGTTGAGGGAGACGCGCTTGTCCGTCAGGCGGACATGGCCATGTACAAGCTTAAGAAAGACAAAGGGAACAGGACCGTATGGTGGCAGAGAACGGACCAGTCTTCCCATTTGGCCGGACATCCGGTTTCCGAAGAGGCTTCTGATCCATACGGAAAAGCCGTCAAAGGTCTTTTGAAACGGTATCGGACAGAGATTGGGGATGCCATAGAAAAAGTGATCGAGAGTTTCTATGAAAGGATGGTTCCCGAATCCGAAGCCGCTGTGATTTTTTCAAGCCTGTCCCCGGATGAGATGAAATCTCTCAGGAAGCTGCAGGTTGAACACCTGAAGTTCGCTCTGGATCCCGAAACAACGAGGGAGGCCCTTCAGGACTGCGCAAAGGAAATTGGCCGGATCCATTTCCTCACGGGTGTGGGGAATGAGATTCTTCTGAGGGCCAAGTCGTTCTGCGTCAAGGTCTTGAAGGACAATCTGGATCAGTCGATTCCGGTTCTCAAGGATCTGACCCATATCCTGGTCGCCGCCGAATGGCGTCTGCATGAAGATATCGAGATGCAAATCTCCTCCGGTGTTGCCACGATGGAGCAGTATCGGTCGATCCTGGCATCACCTCTTCCTCCCAAGGGGACATTGTGGACAGATGCGCGAGCTCTTGAGATCCGGATGCTTGGGCAGTTGCCTGGTCTCCAGGCGGTTCTGTTTGCCCGTCCTGACAGTCGAGGGGTCTTCATGATCGAGGAATATGGCGGAACGATGGGGGAGATCGGGTCCTCTGTTTTACGGACCCCGGAACTGGAATCGGTCATCGATCCTTCTTCCCCCCGTGGTCAGGGGCTTTTATCAAGGGCCTGGCGATCCCTTCATTTTCAAACCTCTCCCTCCTTTCATCTGGATCCAATTTTTGCTCCCTGGCATGAGGTTATAAAGAAACTGGGAATTCATTCGGTCATGGTTCTTCTTGTCAGGGATCATTTGAAGAATCCAGTTGCTCTTATCGGTTTCTATGGGGCTTATCCCAATCAGTTCGAGTCTTCCACGATGAAGCAGTTTGCACTGGGTGTCGAACAACGATGGGAGAAAATCTGGACTCAAGCCAACAGCTGA
- the queA gene encoding tRNA preQ1(34) S-adenosylmethionine ribosyltransferase-isomerase QueA produces MDNPFALTRDSPGKKEEMAVSSYDYELPQSAIRLVPPENRDGSKMMVVPRSFRSREELSLDNILSLHHYLQPGDLLVLNDTRVIPARVYGKTSSGRAIEVLFLSFGSSLDSNVLFLSKSPGKSATEIHFPGGITLSGIRRVEEKDCYAGSLPDGLDVIAWLERAGEMPLPPYIQKHRKADQDDRERYQTVFSRNPGSVAAPTAGLHLSGIILEALEKKGVEKAFVTLHVGMGTFRPLSTPFLKDHQMHEEWYCVPEPTLALLEKTKKRGGRIIGVGTTVVRTLESMAQLGKTSGQTDLFIRPGYSFSYIDGLLTNFHQPRSTLLVLLDAFLGGSGSWKILYGEALSRGLSFLSYGDACLILPDGKG; encoded by the coding sequence ATGGACAACCCGTTTGCCCTTACCCGGGATTCTCCCGGAAAAAAAGAGGAGATGGCAGTCTCTTCCTATGATTATGAGCTGCCTCAGTCTGCGATTCGTCTTGTTCCCCCGGAAAATCGGGACGGATCCAAAATGATGGTTGTTCCCCGAAGTTTCCGCTCCCGGGAGGAGCTTTCCCTGGACAATATTTTATCCCTCCATCACTATCTTCAGCCCGGAGATCTGCTTGTCCTGAACGACACCCGTGTGATTCCGGCGAGGGTTTATGGGAAAACATCATCAGGGCGGGCGATCGAGGTCCTTTTTTTGTCATTCGGATCGTCTTTGGATTCGAACGTTCTGTTTTTGTCGAAGAGCCCAGGAAAGTCGGCGACGGAAATCCATTTTCCCGGGGGAATCACTCTTTCCGGAATCAGGCGTGTGGAGGAGAAAGACTGTTATGCGGGTTCCCTTCCGGACGGACTTGATGTCATTGCCTGGCTTGAGCGGGCGGGAGAGATGCCCCTTCCCCCCTATATCCAGAAACACCGGAAGGCGGATCAGGATGACAGGGAGCGTTATCAGACCGTTTTTTCCAGGAATCCGGGATCGGTGGCGGCACCGACCGCCGGTCTTCATCTGTCCGGGATCATATTGGAAGCCCTTGAGAAAAAAGGTGTGGAAAAGGCATTCGTAACGCTTCATGTCGGCATGGGAACCTTTCGTCCCCTTTCCACCCCTTTTTTGAAGGATCACCAAATGCATGAGGAATGGTATTGTGTGCCGGAACCGACTCTTGCCCTGCTGGAAAAGACAAAAAAGCGCGGGGGGAGAATTATTGGAGTCGGTACAACGGTGGTCAGAACCCTTGAAAGCATGGCCCAATTAGGAAAAACCTCAGGACAGACCGACTTGTTCATTCGTCCGGGATATTCTTTTTCCTATATTGATGGACTCCTGACAAACTTTCATCAGCCCCGGTCGACCCTTCTGGTGTTGCTCGATGCCTTTCTCGGCGGAAGCGGATCATGGAAAATCCTCTACGGGGAAGCTCTTTCCCGTGGCCTTTCCTTTTTGAGTTATGGGGACGCTTGCCTGATCCTTCCCGATGGGAAAGGATAA